The Primulina huaijiensis isolate GDHJ02 chromosome 6, ASM1229523v2, whole genome shotgun sequence genomic sequence ataaaaataattttcttgataattctCCGGTCTTCATTCCTCGTTCGAGCTCGAAATTCAAATAGAAAccttaatgcatgaacttttaaaatttcattaattaaatcctatcatgcatgaattatgcataaaatgcataaaaacaattaaacacaaattaatgaaataaacatgcatttaatgttttaaaacaattaaataaaataccaaagaaatttaataatttgcaagcatgtggttcacgtggaccttcaaattttcgagacGTTACACCTTTAGCATAGCAGTCGGAATTGTTAGTTCTTCAAGCCCGACTCTTCGTCCCAATGGTTTGCGTTCCAATCTTCTTAGGATTTTATCTATATTCTACACTTTTAAtaagatttgaaaattttgaaaaaatcaatCAAGTCATCAATGGAAACCACTGAAGAtagtaaagaaaaaataataagaaggTCCTGAAAAATTTAAGGGGTTATTTTAAATGGCATAAGAACATTTTTGTTTTGATGATAATTCCTGAGCAGCCACTCACGCAAAacatttgatgaaatatttgaaggaTTTTAATAATTCGTGACAAAGTTATGATTGATATTACGGGCATGTGGATGTCGGTCTTTGGGTCGGGGTGCCATACCAAACTTAGATTCTTGTATACTTGATTAAGTGACTATTACTGATGTCTACATAAAATTTTGAGTCACATTCGTAAAATAAATCTTTGAGGATTTTATTTGATGATTTGATGTTGAGgaagattcaaatttttttttttggatttttttactatggttatttataaaaaaaactgagGTGAAGAAACGTATTTGTATATGTTAAAGTTTGAGAAAAATGTTTAATACGTgtcttatttttattatatgatactTGTTATTTCTGGAAGTACTTGTTGGACCTCTATAGGCTAACTAAGTTTTATCGatacaagtaaaaaaaaaagagttgatgTTGGCTTTTCAAGTGTTGATGCTAGAAGAGGTGAAATGAACTCATTTTGAAGGGACAAGAATATTGTACGAGAAAGCACCTCAGAAGGAAGGAGCTCCTTTATGGCAGAAGGTCTCATATGGAGTCTAAATCGAGATATCTCGTGATcattactatttaattttaatatatatatatagaataaagaaaattttgttaattaatttgaaaatactttatctaataatatatatacatatatctaTATTATGTATGTATACATGCAAAAATGATCAATAATTTAAGGCATACGAAAGATtaatacaataataatatatattaataagagagaaattaaataatatgataatttatgAAAGATTTCACATTGGTGGTGGCCTTATATAAAGGGGGAAAGAGGAGGTGGGATTtttacttattttaaaattgttgaaatattAGAGGAAAAGGGGGAAAAAGAGTGAGAAATACTCTATCTTTCTTGATTGATATAAAGTGCGCAAAAGAATACTGAAAATAATGGAAGAACAGCTCAACTCTTTGGCCATCACTCGTCTTCTTCAGCACACACTCAGAAGCTTGTGTATCCATGAAAATTCTCAATGGGTTTACGCTGTTTTTTGGAGGATTTTGCCCAGAAATTATCCACCCCCCAAGTAAATGACATGAAAacgtatttattattattacttgacatattatttattaattccaGAGAATTAaacatatgtttatttttactgttttcttgacAGCTGGGATGGCCAAGGAGGACAATATGACAGGTCAAGAGGAAACAGAAGGAACTGGTGAGCATACTATATGCTAAGTTTTGTAATTTTTCATTcagtgtttttttttcctttaaagaaattggaatattatttaatttttttcatcagGATATTGGTATGGGAAGATGGATTCTGCAATTTCGCCGCATCGACGGCGGAGATGAACACCGGAGAATGTTCCGGTTCATCGGTGTATGGGAACTGTAAGTATCAGCAATATCAAGGGCTGCAGCCTGAGCTCTTCTTCAAAATGTCGCATGAAATCTACAATTATGGTGAAAGGTAAGGCTAAATGATTTTCTTGGGGAATTAAAATAATGATCTGAGtttataatttttcatgtttaattttaattgggcttctttttttatttctatttatttaattttcagtttGATTGGAAAAGTTGCCGCAGATCACACCCACAAGTGGATCTATAAAGAACCAAGTGATCAAGAAATCAACTTTTTATCTGCATGGCACAACTCTGCTGATTCAGTAAGAAATATGTTGTAATTGCGTTTTATTGCAAAATaactttgttttatttaaaaaaaaaattatttctgaGTTTAATGTCTAATTATTTTGATCAACGACAGCACCCGAGAACTTGGGAAGCTCAGTTTCACTGTGGTATAAAGGTATTTGAATTATAATATAtacacttatatatatataaatatataaatatatatttatacactTTTGAACGACNatatatatttattatgtatttatttatacaCTTTTGAACGACTAAAAAACGACATGAGATCATGATGGGGTCTTATCAAAGGGGTTTTGAAACGTCAAATTAAGTCAATAACCGTAATGGTAAAACTTCGAATGATCACAACTTTTTACGTTCGAAACTTTCTTACAATGCTTCGTCTCATCTTTTTTTACCgaaaaaatttatgtatgtactagaaattttgatattattgaTGCAGACTATTGCCTTGATAGCTGTTAGAGAAGGTGTCATTCAACTAGGATCTGTTCACAAGGTACATTCTTAGTTTGATTTCTTCTCTCAAATGCTAATATTGTTCTAAACAATGAGCTAAAGCTTTAGATTAATTATCAACGAGTTTAAGAATGCAACAGCCCCGTTGTCGTCCAATGTCGCATCTTGAAGAAGAGTTTGGATTGGTTTATTAAGGTTAATTTCGTGTAATAAAACGAGGATGGGTATAGAATAGTTGGTACATGAGGATGTTGTGCAGTCAGGGGAGCTCGTGCCATGACATTTCAGTTCTCCGGCTCATAGATTAATCTAGTCTTTTACTGGTTGTTAGTACGTACTTCTTGAATACGTTTTATGCATCCGAAGGTAATCGAAGACTTGAGCTATGTTGTGCTTTTAAGGAAGAAATTCAGTTACATGGAAAGCATCCCCGGAGTTCTGTTGCCACATCCATCTTCATCAGCTGCATTCCCTTTCCAGATTGATGCTTACGGCGCACCACAAGATATTCAAGCCTGGCATTTCCAGAACAATTTGATCCAACCACATGAGTTCCACGACCATTTCGCTTATCAGCCGATGAAAATAACGCCCTCTATGAGCAGTCTCGAAGCCCTACTGTCGAAACTGCCTTCGGTCGTGCCTGTGTCTTCGTCGTCTCCATGTGTTGAAGCTCATGCTCACTATCTGTCAACGAGTAGGCATATGGAATTGATGGAGGTGGAGAAAGAAGAGTccgaggaggaggaggaggataAGCACGAGAACGATGTCGGGGAGACGAGCGGCTCcatgcaccaccaccaccaccatttTGCTCATCATCATCACATGACTTGAAATTCGAGTGAGTAGAAGAATGAGAAGATGTGGGGATGCATGTGTTGATGTAAAATATTGAATCTTGAAATTAATGgcaaaaatttatcattttgaaattataacacattaaaattgattttatttcttatttaattcaATATTTGGCTCAAATTTATGAATTATTACCTTAATAATATATACGGATTTATAATACATGTACATCTCATTTTTCGAACCAAATAGTATATATAGACAGAAAGAGGTATGTGTCATTACAAACCGCATATTATCAGCCCCGCAACCCACCATTATGAAGAATGGGACGGGGCTGGAAAAATGGCGGGCCTCCAAATGGTCAATCCACCCAAACTATTTTGGGCCGAGTCGGTTcgcttaattttttataaaaaaaattgaaaaatagtaatttttaattataaaaattataaaaacatttgaaatactaataaaatgaaaattaaattttaaaaaaatagttcaaccaatatttaaaagaactactacaagaaattaataatgtataaaattaattagttaaataaaagatgaaaaaaaatatagaaatacTACAAATCGAATTATCATTAAAATTCATTCAAAACAAGacaaataaaacttaaaaatatatatctataaaaaaactttaaaataaaattttatgaaaaaatttaaattatattatggcGGCCTACCCCGTTCTGTCTAAACCCGCGGCCGGTATCGGATCAACCCATTTGGCCCGTCTTTAAACGTTTTGAGATTTCCCCAACCCAATCAGCCCCATTTCTAGGGCGCGATGAGCGAATCCGATAGTTCTAACTCAATTTGACAATTcaatgaaattatatatttatacataaatatattgagggcaattaagtcattagtggtgttttttatcattaaattaaaattatcacatctcataaaagGGATATTTTATCTGTgtgtaaaattatttatcacgggCCCATGATATTATCATGAGCTATCTAAAAAAGTATCAAACGAAGGATAAAGAGNNNNNNNNNNNNNNNNNNNNNNNNNNNNNNNNNNNNNNNNNNNNNNNNNNNNNNNNNNNNNNNNNNNNNNNNNNNNNNNNNNNNNNNNNNNNNTTAATAAATGTACAATTCTGATATGCTCCATCACGTCCAATAAGTGTATGTTATTTCAACGGTGACATAGAGGTGGACAAAGTTTGAGGGCtgcatatcaaaattatatatatatacaaaaaatttctttgagtttaatatatctaagtctatatttatatataaatgtgATTTTCACTTCCTTATTTTCTTAGATAGTgtttacaaaatttttttttaaatgtttcaaacttaaccaataaaatatttaacaattatatgtaaaatttggaaaacaataaaaataaactcTTAAAAACACTGTTCTACCTGTGTAATAATATTTTGGATGCCGACAGAATACTTGTAAGAGATTGTAATTGAAGCAATATTAAAGCATAGAAGTGTCAAACCATTTTCACAACTTTTGGGTTATATCATTGTGTCTCTTAGTTGTATCATTTAATTCCAAAATGCATCTATATCAATTATTTACTAAAAGTTGAATTGTTAATGGATGCATAATTCATGGAAAGACACATTCATTCACGAGAAGACACATTCATTCATGTAATGACAAAACTCTCCATTGCAATTCTTGtttatctataaatatatgTTCTCCAATACAATATGATTACTACATTATTGTATTGAAGGGTTTGTTGTATATTGGGGGTAATTAGCTGCAAAAACTCATTAGCAAACTTTGAGAAGTGAGAGCAAATAAAACCTTAAAAGGAAAGTATTCCTAATACGCCTCAAACCCGAGTTTTTCCCTACACTACATAATTATTCTCTATTGCATATTGTTATTCTCTATATTCACCAACAATCTTTAAGGTTCTATTTTCATTCTTGCAATGGCAACCGAAAAGAACAACATGACTTCTTTCCTCAATCCAAATGTTCAACTCGATCGATTCGACGACACCAACTTCACCCACTCgaaaaggaaaattattttttctgctTACTGTTCTCAAGATTGCATATGTTCTTGATCCAAAGTTGGAGCCACTTCCTGAACCGAAGGATGATGATACTGAAGCAGTCAAGGCTGCACGAAAAGAGCGCGAAGAGGACATGGTGATATGCCGTGGTCACATTCTCAACACACTCTCTGACAGACTCTATGATCTCTGCAACTCAATTGAATCTCATGTGAAGATTTTGAATGCACTCGAGTACAAATACAAAGCTGAGAAGGAAGGTACCGACAAATTCCTCATCTTAAAATATCTTGAATTTGTCATGACCGATACAAAGTCCGTTCTTGATCAAATACATGAATTGCAACTTATTGTTACCAAGCTTCTTGAGTTAAAAGTGATAATTTCTGAATCATTTCAAGTTGGGACTATTATTGCTAAATTACCCTAAAGTTAGAATGGTTAtagaaagaaactcttgcataGTAAAGATGACATAACTTTGGAGAATTTGCAAAAGCATTTGAGGATCGAAGAGGAGACTAGATCTCGTGATCCTAAAGGAAATATCCATGAATTCTCTAAAGTTAATGTGCTGAAGCAAGTAAGTTCAAAAAGAATTTCAAGGTAAACCATGATAAAAAGTTCAAGAAGTCGGGAAATGGCCAGAAAAAGTTCTATGGAAAATGTTTTAATTGTGGAAAGAAAGGCCATAGACAAAGTGACGGCAGGTACAAGAAAGAAGTCAATGTCaataaagccaatgttgttgaaAATCAACATGAAGATATTTGTGCTATGATCTCGGAAATAGAAATTGACATGATTACCGAAACCAACATGGCTACAACAAAGTCCAATGATTGGTGGATTGATTCCGGTGCTACCATTCATGTTTGCAACGACAAGAAATTATTCTCAtcatatcaaattgaaaaaCAAGAGCAAACAGTTCTTATGGGGAATAATAATGCAGCAGTGGTGGTTGGAAAAGGAACAGTGCAAATTGAATTTTCATCCGGAAAGAAAATGACTTTAAACAATGTCTATCATGTTCCTGACATTAgaaaaaatcttttatttgcTAGCCTCATGTGTAAGCATGGATTGAAGGTTGTACTTGAGGGCAACACATGTATCGTATCTAAGAATGGGTCTTTTGTAGGAAAAGGTTACCTATGTGATGGAATGTATAAGCTTAGTATCAATGATATTAATAAAACTATGAATTCTGTTTATCTCGTTGACTCCTTTGATGTTTGGCATGCTCGTTTAGCACACTTAAATTTTAGATCTTTGAAATATATGTCTAAACATGGTTTAATTAATTGTAAAGATACAAAAGTTGATAAGTGTGAAATTTTTATACAAGAAAAAATGACTAAGAAACCATTTCCAAAGGCTGAACGAAACACACAAATATTAGATATCATTCATACTGATATTTGTGAATACAATGGCATTTTGACTAGAGGaggaaaaagatattttatcactttcatTGACGATTGTTCTAGGTATACCTATGTATACTTAATTAAAACAAAAGATGAAGCCTTTGATAAGTTTAAAGTATTCAAGgctgaagttgaaaatcaaaaggacaaaaagattaaaattgttCGAAGTGATAGAAGTGGTgaataattttcaaatgagtttgaTGTCTTTTGTGAAGACCATGGTATTATTCACCAAAAGACAGCACCATAtactcctcaacaaaatggtttggccgaaagaaaaaatataatttatacgGATATGATTAATTCCATGCTTTTTAATGCTAACTTTCCAAAGAATTTATGGGGAAAAGCCTTACTTACTGCATGTCATGTTCACAATAGAATTACTTCTATAAAAACACATGTTTCTCCTTAGGAAATATGGAAAGGAAGAAAACCAAACTTGATGTATTTACGTGTATGGGGTTGTTTGGCCTTTTATAAAATACATGATGCTAGATCATCAAAGTTAGGTGCAAGAGGAATTAAAAGTGTATTTGTGAGATATGCTAAAAATTCCAAAGCATATAGATTGTTGAACCTTGATTATAATGTAATTGTGGAATCAAGggatgttgaatttatagaaaataaattcaactttCATTCTACTGATGGCTTGGAATTTAATCATCAACCATGTGAAAATACTCCTGGTacatatattcacaataaaaggaAAGAGTCTATGATATCTTTCAAACCAAGGAGAAGTCAACGtgaaaggaaagaaaagaatCTAGGCtcagaatttattttatctcAAGCTTTAACTTTTTTGGTTGAAGGAGATAGAAATAATGTGCTTAATAAACTTCCTTTATTGCTTAATATCGAAGAAGATCCAAAGACATTTATTGAAGCCATGTCATCAAGAGATGCCTCCTTTTGGAGAGAGGCAATAAATGATGAAATGGATTCAATAATGTCTAACCAAACTTGGATTTTGGTTGACCTTCCTTTGGGATCCAAACCAATAAGCAATAAATGGGTATTTAGGAGAAAGTACAATTCTTACGAGTCTATACAAACCTTCAAAGCTAGATTGGTAGCTAAGGGTTTTAAACAAATACGTGGTACAGACTATTTCGATACATATGCTCCTGTAGCTAGATTAACATCCATAAGAGTGTTGTTTGCCATAGCTTCTATTTATAAGTTGCATATACAccaaatggatgtgaagagaGCCTTTCTAAATGgtaatttaaatgaagaaatatatatggaacaacctgaagggtttataTTACCAGGAAATGAAAAGAAGGTATGCAAGTTAGTCAAGTCGCTTTATGGATTAAAACAAGCTCCAAAACAGTGGCATGAGAAATTTGATTCCGTTATTTTATCTCATGGTTTTAGACACAATAATGCCGATAAATGcatatattcaaaatttacaaGTGATTTTGgtgttattttatgtttatatgttgatgacttGCTTATCTTTGGGACTAATATGCAAGGGGTAAAAGATACTAAGAAGTATCTGATTTCACATTTCAAGATGAAAAATCTTGGTGAGGTGGATACTATCTTAGGTATAAACGTGATAAAAAATAGTGGGGGTTACTCGTTATGTCAATCTCATTATATTGAGAAGATGCTTCTTAAATtcaatcatttaaaatttaaagaagcTAATACCCCATACGATACTAGTATGAAATTACTAGAGAATTCAGGCCGAGCAGTAGCACAACTAGAATATGCTAGTGTGATTGGTAGATTGATGTACGCTACACATTGTACAAGGCCAGACATAGCATTTGCAGTATGCAAAATGTCAAGATTCACGAGTAACCCAAGTGTTGACCATTGGAATGCAATTGGGAGAATACTTGGTTATCTTAAAAGAACTATAAATATGAGTTTGCATTATAATGATTATCCTACGGTACTAGAAGGATACTCGGATGCCAGTTGGATAACTAATGTTGGCGAAAATAAATCCACAACTGGCTGGATTTTTACAATTGCAAGAGGTGCAGTATCTTGGGCTTCCAAGAAACAAACATGTATAACTCACTCAACAATAGAAAGTGAGTTTATGGCACTAGCTGCTGCAGGAAAAGAAGCAGAATGGCTGAGAAATCTGTTATATGATATTGAGTTGTGGCCCAATCGATGCCATctatttctttatattttgaTAGTGAAGCTACATTGTCTAGAGCTTATAACAAAGTCTATAACGGAAAGTCTAGACATATTAGCTTGAGACATGAATATGTGAAACAATTGATAACAGATGGTGTTATAAATGTGGTTTATGTTAGGACCAATAAGAATCTAGCAGATCCCTTGACAAAGGGTCTTTCGAGAAACTTAGTCAAGGAGACATCTAGTGGAATGGGACTGAAACCTTTTGAAAGAATCAGCGGTGATGGTAACCCAACTATGTAATAGTTATACCGCTATTCCATAGTTAAATGGGTGAGAACAAGTCACTGTTATGTGATCGATTGACACCAAGAAATTTATTAGTCCCTTCTAGGATGCTTGGTGTAAATAGCTATGTGGTTGAGATTGAGTACATGGTACTCTTAATGAAATTCAAGTCTTAATTAGCTAGAGACATAATTTGAAACTTCACCTATTGAAGATAAGAAATGGTGCCGTTTCTAACAAGACAGTGGTTTAGTATTGTAAATGTTCATGAATCCAAGATCGAGCACAAGGCCATAATAGTGCTAAATGTTTTGAACATATTTGAAATCTGAGATAGTTCATATGTGGTGTATTTTTGGTATTTGCTCAAGAGACGAAGTTCAAAGCAAATGCTCACTATCATCTTGCAAAATACTTTGATGTACTTCACTAATTGAAGGTTAAAATCGAGAGATACCTTCTTGTATGTGTGAATCTATCAGAATTAATATGGAGAAATATTACAATCTAGTGGGGGATTGTAAGAGATTGTAATTGAAGCAATATTAAAGCATAGAAGTGTCAAACCATTTTCACAACTTTTGGGTTGTATCATTGTGTCTCTTAGTTGTATCATTTAATTCCAAAATGCATCTATATCAATTATTTACTAAAATTTGAATTGTTAATGGATGCATAATTCATGGAAAGACACATTCATTCATGAGAAGACACATTCATTCATGGAAGGACACATTCATTCATGGAATGACACAACTCTCCGTTGCAATTCCTGtttatctataaatatatgTTCTCCAATACAATATGATTACTACATTATTGTATTGAAGGGTTTGTTGTATCTTGGGGGTAATTTGCTGCAAAAACTCGTTAGCAAACTTTGAGAAGTGAGAGCAAATAAAACCTTAAAAGGAAAGTATTCTTAATACGCCTCAAACCCGAGTTTTTCCCTACACTACTTATTTATTCTCTATTGCATATTGTTGATCTCTATATTCACCA encodes the following:
- the LOC140979272 gene encoding protein RICE SALT SENSITIVE 3 isoform X1, with amino-acid sequence MEEQLNSLAITRLLQHTLRSLCIHENSQWVYAVFWRILPRNYPPPNWDGQGGQYDRSRGNRRNWILVWEDGFCNFAASTAEMNTGECSGSSVYGNCKYQQYQGLQPELFFKMSHEIYNYGESLIGKVAADHTHKWIYKEPSDQEINFLSAWHNSADSHPRTWEAQFHCGIKTIALIAVREGVIQLGSVHKVIEDLSYVVLLRKKFSYMESIPGVLLPHPSSSAAFPFQIDAYGAPQDIQAWHFQNNLIQPHEFHDHFAYQPMKITPSMSSLEALLSKLPSVVPVSSSSPCVEAHAHYLSTSRHMELMEVEKEESEEEEEDKHENDVGETSGSMHHHHHHFAHHHHMT
- the LOC140979272 gene encoding protein RICE SALT SENSITIVE 3 isoform X2, with protein sequence MEEQLNSLAITRLLQHTLRSLCIHENSQWVYAVFWRILPRNYPPPNWDGQGGQYDRSRGNRRNWILVWEDGFCNFAASTAEMNTGECSGSSVYGNCKYQQYQGLQPELFFKMSHEIYNYGESLIGKVAADHTHKWIYKEPSDQEINFLSAWHNSADSHPRTWEAQFHCGIKTIALIAVREGVIQLGSVHKVIEDLSYVVLLRKKFSYMESIPGVLLPHPSSSAAFPFQIDAYGAPQDIQAWHFQNNLIQPHEFHDHFAYQPMKITPSMSSLEALLSKLPSVVPVSSSSP